CAACGCCATACCTCGGGTCTAGCAATCACCACCCTTCTCCACTCCTCTCCCTCGCCACCAAGACCAACCAAGAACAAAGGGCCATCGACAAGACTACAAACCTGGAGATGGAGGCTTTTCCTGAAGAAGCTCACCTCGAGcacgttctcttcatcctccctcCCTGGGAGTACATCGGAGGAGCACAAGTAACACTGCCCAGCATCGCACCAGGGCAGACGAGCTCACGAGCTAAGCCTTATTATGAGAGATTCCTTGGTCAACTCCTCCATGCGCACTAGCTCAACGCACGAAGAAGAATAAGAATTATAGGTTGCACTAGTTATGGCTGCCAAAATTGAGTGTCCTACTCCCATTCGCCACGTAAGACAAAGATCTACACTGAATATATAAACTATGGAGTCCAGAGCCTTGCCTCATCCACTCGTGTATGGCATCGCCGCCGGAGATGGCCTCAGCTTGGCCCAAAACTATGAGGAGCTCTCTGCGGAATAGTAGCTAGGAGAGAAGGGGGATGTAAATGAGCTCCTCAAATATACATTGTTCATGTGTATTAGCAGTTCAGAATCACTCTCCGCCGACGAGCTCATCGCGGCGTTCATGGCCTCTACCGAAACCCTAGCAAGCACAACGAATAGGAAAAAAGAGGAACACAAATGAAGAGCGAGAGGTGTGTCCTTCGATATTCAAAATATATCTCCCTCATGACATGTGGCATGGTGGGGCCCACGGGTGGGAAATTGTTGCGAGCATGATCAACGGCTCTAGTGCGTGCGGACTCATACATAAGTGTGTCCTGGCTAGCTTATTTGCACTTGGAATTATTACATACTTTTCCTCTGTCCACAAACTAAGTGGTCGTATGGGATTTTCAAGACATGTTAGTAAAAGAAGAGAAAATTGTATTGGGAAGATGTAAACAAACGTATCTCTTTAAttcttccacctccaataatctaAGTGCATGTAAAAAATTAGGATAACATGTGCTTAATATTATTGGACTCGATTTCCCTGCTATGAGGGAAAAACTTTTTTTGTTATTTTAAAGTGTATTTGGAAAGATAGGATGTGAGCTCTTTTATGAAGAAAGTTCGAGACTAAATGTCCACGTATTcgatttgcaagcaagtcattttcCCTTCACGAAAATGTAATCGTAAGTAAAGAATGCATTTGGGGATCGCCCATATCCACAAGATCTGAACTTGGGATCAGATACGTCGCTAGCGGAAGGAACAAGCGCCTGGTGCCGTACCATCGCTTCCACGAAGGGCATGGGCAACCAAGAACCGAAGCTTCCTCTCTCCGACGTGCGTCAAGTATTCGCGTCGGGCACACGCTCACGGCTCATCACAGTCCCGTCAGATCCCGACTGTTCCCGCTCCGGTCGACGTGCCTGCTCCTTGGACGCGGAACAGTTCAACATAGATTTATTCGCGGCGAGGGGGAGGAGAGGAGCGGACCGCGACCGCGAGCGAGACGCCGACGCCGACGCGGACGGGTCGTCGGATCGGCGTCAGGCGCTCCCGCGACCGCGACATGCCAACAGCGACTGCGCGCGATGCTACCGCTCCTCCCCGGCGCGTGGCGGACAGGAGAGCGCACATGGTGGTCAATAACAAAGGTTCATATGATTTCAGATCCCACACATAGCATGATTTCGGATCCCACATATAGCAAACAGATTTTACCAAAGAACTCAAAGAAGATTGTTTAGAACTCTTAGAAAATCTGTGAACCAAGGAGGCCTTGATCAGAGCAGCCGGATTGAGTCGTGTCCTTCTCACAGGCGATAGCCATCCGAGGTTGGCATGGGGTTTCGGTGACCTTGACACGATATAGGGCGAAGGCAAAGTTGTGGGCCGCAGCATGGGGTTTTGGGTCTTTCGGCAGTGCTCTCTCGGCCTAGAGTGTAGAGTGTCGCATTGTATTCGGGTGTTATCTCTGATTCTCTCTAGGCTTGTATCAAAGTTTTCTTATCAATAACTCCAAACCAAAAAGCTTTTGAATTTTCTCGAGAAAAGCTGGGGATATCCAAAGCATGAGGTTATGCAGTGGCGAAGGACAAATTTTTTTAAGGTAGGACGAACTTTTAAGAATGCAAATGCCAAAATAGTCTTAAAATAATAATGATGCATATGGTTCAAACACAATCACTAAatacaataaaaataaaaacatattttattataaaTAGAACCTAAAAAACATACCAATAATGCCTACTCAATGGCTAAGCTTTACCTCTTTTTTAAAAATCTAATGTAATTCAAACAATTAAGATGTTTGATTATCTCTCATTTGATGCATAACTCGGTCTTGATTATCTTTGTTGCGGAAAATTTCTTTCAATTGTTAATGCCGCTATGTGTAAAACCAATGACATCTTAATGGAGTGATAATGCGGTCGAAGAAAATATGGCATGCCTTTTAAATATCTAGAAATCTCGAAAGTCTCCAATTTCGCGAGTATAAATAATGAATAACTAGAACTTATCGTGTATATACTAAGGTCCAATCAATAATAAATCTATGTTATCAAGCAATGTTATTCATACTGAACATAGAATATGAGTCTATGTTTGGAGATAATAGTCTATGTTTTTGATTTGCAGTCGATTTTGCGTAGTGTTCACGGAAACAAGCATAACTTTCTCATACGGAGTCTATTTTTAACGTATGACcactcaaaattttcagaaaaaacaCGCGCATCTAAATGTATTCATCAAAAATCAAGGTAGGGCGGCTTCCATACCTTGCCCTATTGGGAGCTTCGCCCCTAAGGTTATGCTCAGTCTTTATTTAGCAATGTCATGAGTTGTGATATTGCTTTTATATGTCTTCACTTTTGTTGGCGACGTTGTTGTATCTAGATCCTCACCTTCTTGAAGATCAATGTTCTTTGTCTTTGATAGATTGTGTTTGAACTTTCATTTTTCTCATTGATACTGCATAAGCTAGCTATATTTTGACTATATGTCTATCAGGTTACTTCCGTGTTGTAACTTGTAAGCCGATCTGTTCGACCTCGGTCTTTTTGGTATCAACATTTTGGCAATTGGCACCATTTTTGGTATGTGTGATATTGTCTCTATCCATTATTGGCAGAGGCTACGAAAAACATCTTCTAGGGATTCTTAATTTACTTTATAGGAATTTCACGGGTTGAATCCTTAAAAAAAGAATCATTTTGATTTTTTTCCTATGTGGGCTGTTTTTTGACTCATATAATTTGATTCTTTGGAAATTCTGGTGTAACTTGCTTGGTTCATTGCATTGGATTCCTTCGGAGTTTTCCAGTGGATTCCTTTGTACTCTATTTTGGAGGACATTTGCATCTATAAATCTTCTTTCTACAATTCGTTTGTTTTCATGTCGACGTGTTAAACCCTCTTTGGTGCTCATTCTATAGTTTTACAATCCTAGAGAATCGAAGAAGAAATGACATACTATTCACGTGTCTTTACGGTTCATGCATTTTGGAAATCatgtgaatcaaaggagccctcaaAATGACGATGAGATGATTTTTTTTAGAGTTGCAACAGTTCAGCAACAAGAATTGGCTCTATTTTTTTACCTAAtcgtcatggactaaatgtatagTCTCATTGGTTCAAATAGATTTATAGGAGCATTGGAGGATTCTATTCCTTAGTAATATGTGTATGCAGCTTGTTAGAATACATAAGATTTTTTTCGCATGGTCTACTTTATATGCAATTCTAAAGGAAAATTCCCATTGGTTCCGATCTATGAAAAAGATCTCCTTTGTCTAATCGTTCATAACAATCTTGTGTTTTTTCATGCAACATAACTAAACAATGTGTGTTATACATTTCTGTAGGATTCTTGCGGTTTCAATCCTTCTAATGTCTAACGGATGCCATGATGCCCTATTTCTACATTCTTTATGTTCATGTACCCAGTGTCTAGATCAGGCAAAGTTAAGACATAtttcatgggacggagggagtattttagAAATTCCGCAAACCAAAATGCCCTAGATGAGAAATAGCATGCCgtggagaaccaacctgaggttgggtggttaggaagatggttgtacccccagtccaccagagttcaaaccctaaGTTTAACatttgtgtgtctcataaaggcggaatatttatTCAGTGGTAGGCGACGTTCCCATTGACAACGAGGTGCCtggggtgacttcgtcaatttcaatatCCAAtctgccggctcagtcttccggaggtgctcataggggtgggGTGTGCGTGTGTACGTTCATAGGGATGAGTATATACGCGTGTATATGAGCGTCTGTGTTTGactgtgtttctaaaaaaaaaataGCATGCCGTGCAATAGCTACATGTTTGGGTTAGCCATGTGCTTCAGTCGTTAGACGGTTTTAGGGAGTGGCTTGGCACAACCCGTGCAAGAGCAGCGAATAGGGGAGGCAGGAGCACACGACCAGCAAACCCAAATCTGCACAACTACTACTCACACTAGTGTTTAGGCGTCGCTCGTTGGGCTATGGCCGGCCGTCACATGCAAAGATGCTACTCCGTACTACAAGAGTTGTAAATTGCTAGGAGTATAATTGACCAACAACCGCGGATCATCTCTTTACGCTCTTAATATAATTGTCTACTTATCCATAAGGAGGTTTTGAAGATCGTTTGTTGGGACATTACAATCACGACCAACTGCGACACATCGCATGTCCATTTATGCCTGCTGCCGCCAACAATTACTACTGTCGGAAATTTTCGTTGTGACAAGTATATAACGTTATTATGAATCGGCAACAACAATAGTTCAGTTTTTTTAAAGACAGTTCAGTTCCGAAAGGAAATAAAACAATTCTCTGCAACTATATACCCAGTAATCCATGAATGATAGGTTCTACTGAATGCCTGGTTCTTGGTCACCGTGCTGCTATTTGTTGTGATCCCTTCAGGTGCTCTAGATGCCTTGAGAACGGCCATCGGGCCCGTGACTGCCGTAACGCTTGGCGTCCTCTCAGCTCATTGACAGGCCCTACCGTGTCGTCGCCCCGCCAAGAACATGCTCCTTGCCGTGCCCAGGTTGAGGTCCCGCTCCCGTCCAATGTGCCTTCTTATCATCGGTCTTGGGCATCAGTTGTTTCTGCTCCTGCTCCTGTTGGCTCTTCGACCTCAGCGGATATGCAATCCGCTTTGGAGAAGCAAGCTGTGTTGTTGCAGGAGGTTGTCCGTCCTCTTCTCGACGTTGTTGACTCCTTGCACGGCTGGGTGCTTGCGCTTGGAGGCTTTCTGGAGCGTGCAGAAGCTACATTGGGTAGGCTCTCTCGGACACCTGACGATCCTTTGGTTTTACCTGATGTTGGTAAGGTGGGCGCTAACGGAGCGGACCTCTATGGTTGTTTCTCTCCTCGTGTTGGGGCATGCTCGGCGGTCATGGCCCCAGTCATGCAGGTCATGCCTGAGCTCCAGAAGTTGTGTGGTGTTGTGGTTATGCCTCCTTGTGCCAACGAAGTGAGGAATGATTTGCACGAGATCTCAGTTGTGGCATCTCCGTTGAGTCAGGCTCTTGGCTCTGAGAAGAGTAATGTTGTTGATGATGCAGTCGACATGCTTGTAGCCCCTTTTGGTGATGGGGTTGCTAAGTCAGGGTTGTTGGCTGCGGTGCCCGGTGCCATTGTCGCCAGAGAGGTCTGTGACTTTCTTGCCACATTGGCTACTGCATACCCTGGATCCACAATTGATTGATGGCCCCCCAATGTCACGGTCAGTCTTTGTTGGCGCGGTGCTGAAGTGTTGGGTAGTGAGTGCTTGTTCGGGTCACATTGTGTTCTCTTGTATTTACTTGAGTCGGTGGGGCTTTGTTGTTCGGGTCTCTTGTTAGACTCGGTTGCGGGAGTGTGTAAGTGTTGCTTGTGTGGGCTTGGCCCTGTGGTTGTAGGTTTTTGCCCGGTTTCCTCCTAAAAACTGGAcaccttcttcttaattaatgaatgaggcaaagcttttacctcggtttcaaaaaaaaaaaaaggttctACTGAATTCTTATGTCAGTATAAAGACGGGCTCATTCCATACTATTAAGCAGATCAACTCTCATACCAATGCAGAAAACTAAGGAGAGAGAATTGACTGATAGACGTTACTCAAGTCTTGTGTGGTTACCAGTGGAAGTAATACTTCTCTTGGCATGAATAAGTCAAATTCTGGTAACTAGAAGATCCCTTCTACGCAAGGTACTCAAGGAAAGACCACTGGGAAAGAAAACGTAGATCTAGAAAGCGTGGAATCTCTACTAAATACCAGGTGAAGAATCACCACAGAGACCAAAAGTCAGTTCAACATAGCGCACTGCAGAAGTCAAAGTCAAGTCCAGCGAAGATAAGTAGATGACAGGACAAAATGCAGGTAACATGTATCCCGTGGCGTGGAACCGATGCAACCAGAAACAGAAGAACCAGGAACAATTTGACCTGGCTCATCTAACTCAAATCCTTCTTTTGGAAACTCTGAGAAGATACAGATATCAAATTATAGACAGCAGACGAGCCATACATGTAGTATAAAATATGTTCAAACGAAGTGTCGGCATTACCTACCGCGTGGCTGTTGTCTAATTGATGGCCAGCAACTCTGGAAATACGAGTGTCCCAGAACTAAATCTAAGGACTAGTATATCATGACAGGAGCACCACTCGACTATATGAATGAATCAATCAGACCAGGACGGTTACCTTTTCTCTTTTATAAGGCCAGGACGGTTAGTACATAGTACTAACAGCTAATGAATTGTCAGTTCAAAAAAAAAGGCTAAAGAATGGTCGGAGAGTCTCAAAACTGAAAGAAGGGCAAAAGGAAAAGAGGCAAAATCGCCTAAAAACGATGCAAAATGGTCTGACATTCTGAAAAATAAAATAGGCTGAAATGGAAAACAGGTAAAATACCCTCAAAAAGGGAAATTGCAAATCTAAATTCCCGAGTCTACAGTAAGGAAACATAGGGCCCCTTTAAAAGTGGAGGTTGGAACTTGAGAGCTCCTTGAGAGTTGAGAACCAACATATGCAACCTAGTAAAAGTACCAGAAACGAGAACTCTAGTTGGTGGTTAGAAGTCTGCACTGAGATTGTGAAAGATCATAACCTGTGCTTAGAAGTATGCACATAGATTGCGAAAGATCAACATGTGCATCCTAATACTAAAAGTAGAATAAACAACCATGCTTAGAAGTATGTGCGGTGTTCCTAATCGCCAATAAGGCATACATACAAAAAAACACTACTACTATTCATACCAATAGCTAAAAGTTATGTACATCACACTAACTGATCTGTAAACTAAGACTCGGCAACTTAAATCTAGAATAACTCATTCTGCATTTGTCAAGTAAATGCATTCAGATAAGGAAGCACGTAACATGTTATCTTCACCGCGACCATGAAACCGCGTCAATCTCATCCCTGGCAGACTTGTATAGCTCAAGCCTCTTAAAGCATTGCTGCCTGCGGTCCATAAGTGTAGGATCCTCATCAAGGAGTAGTGAGAGCTGCGTAGCCTACACAAGAAATTGATTGCTGAAAGGAATGAACGGAGCAGAAATGAACATATAGACAACAAAACAAGACACTTACATCTTTGCCACCCAATTGAGTATAGAAATTGTTCAGCAAAGACCGCTTGGCTTCCCGGACTTGACAGTGAACAACAGCCTTGGGGATAGTATTCTTCAGTGTATCAGATACCATGCCAATGTACGAGGATACATTTGAAGCAATCCTCCTGAAGTGTGCGTCAGTGTAGCGatcagaagaaggagagggagggtTTTCAGTTCCAGCCCTGTCCACTTCCTGTGGAAGCTTGCGGAAGAACTCCACTGTCAAGTACGTTGCTTCCATATCAACCAATCGTACAGTAGTTTTTCGACCATCTTCACGGAATCTCTCCAAGGAGTGGTAGCATGCAGCAGCAAGCTCCCTTTGAAGAGTGGGAAATCTTCTCAATTCCTGGTGATGCAATATCATCCAAGGAATTACATATCTCTAGAAAAAAAAGTACACGTGGAAATATGGAAAGTTGGTGCCAGATAACCAACCTCAGTCTCTCCAATTGATTTCCTTACCAGCTCTTTCAAAACATTATGCACCTGCAGTGATAATAAAAGGGACTTAGTGGAAGAAACATAGCAAACCAGGCAACCACATGAGTATTCCTTTTTTTAGGGGTACAGGAAGAGAATTCTTACAGCATCTACAGAAGCTTCTGCTGGCCCTCTAAAATAATTGAGACCAGACTCGATTAGTCGACGGTACCCTTGCTCAGGAGCAATTAAATGAGGCTGATAACCATCAGCTTGTGAAACAACTCGTTTAACATTTTGCAAAGAGAGGTAGCGGTCAAATGGAAGCTTCAGCAGAGCAGCAGGGAGTTGGTTATCGAATACCCCGTAAATTTGATCCCCACCAGATCGTCTGCATAGTTTTTACATCCACATTACAgatcacaaaaataacaaatgtgAGTGAACAGTTAGAAAATTAAGCCATGAAATAGTTAAAATAAAATTTACCCTCCATCAAGATGTTCTTTAAATATTTTGTCAAATGCACGGCAAAGCTCCAAGATTAGGTATATCTGAGCCTGCACAAGTAGATACATGATGTCACATTTTTTCTGTTTGAATACAACGCAATTTAGCTCAACAGTTCAGTTAATTACCCCAGCGTCAGATCCAATAGGTCTTCCAAGGTGATTCATCTCAGATTCAAGATCATCAATAGTTTTGTTTATCAAAGATGTGATGCTTGGAATGCGTGCCCTGATCACTGCCTCCAGTTGCTGTCAGATAGAAACATGATTTGCATGATGAGCTCATTGCTAAATTGGCAAGACAATAAATGAAAACACTAGAACTTTTTGAACCTGTGAAAGAAGTTTAGCAAGATATTCTGAACCCATCCTGCTGGCTAAATGAGCATATTCAGGACTAGACTCAAAGAACTCTTGCTCTTTTCTCCTAGCAAGAATCATGTCAACATTCTTGTTGATATCTGCTTGTGAACGGTTAACAATTCCAACCCAAGGGTGCTGTAGCCTGTAAGCTCTTCCTTCAAGAACCTTAGTGAGAAGAACGGGTGTTGGGAATTAAAGGTCCATAATAAGGCCAAAATGCACACGGAAAAATAGAGTAAACAGAAACATACATCAAGTGCATCTGTTCCCTTGTCCATCAAATCAAGCTTAGTCAACACACCAAAGGTTCTTTCACCTAAGAGAATTAAAAATGATCACTGACCAAGAAATATGCCATAAAATTGAACAAATATAGTTGTGTCATTGCGGGAATATATCACAATATAAAAATAACAAGCCATAAAATATGAGAAATGAGAACCTAAGCCATTGGAGTGAATGTATATTCCTCATAGCTCAGCAATCAAATATAGAACATCATAATCTAGGGTTTGTACCAAAACCATGCTGAATGATGCACCAAGTTTCTTCCAAAAGATGATTATGTTGTTAAAAATATGGTAGGTATGCACAGCAATAGTACACATACATAATTCTTCAACATCATGCTGAAGCTATCATCAGGTAATTGAATTAGTAGATCACAGCAAAATAAGTGCACAAATTTGGTTCATACCAGTTGGATCAACATCCCGAGCAAGCTTAATGGCATCAGATGTTGCTATATCTTGATTAGCAGGAGATATAGCAAGTATAATACAGTTTGGCTACAGAAGAGGATATGAATGTGTTACTGCATAGGTAAACATCAACAAGAACATCTTATATATCGCATGTGCACCAATTGAAGCAATGTCAGTACCTTGTCAACATATAAGTGCACCATATTTTCAATATCCTGCGCAATGCTTTCAGGCTGTCCATCTGAAAAAGATGGCAACATGATGAATTCCTGGTGATCATCGCATAAATTAGAGAATATAAATAGATAGACACTCCATACCTATCGCAACCTTAGTTAGACCCGGCAGATCAATCAATGTTAAGTTGACAACTGCAATAGTCATTGAATACAATAAATTATTAATCAAGAAGATTCAAAAGATGGCCTCTacagaaaaaaaaaaaagattaagACATCAAGAAGACGCATGAGCTGCATGAATGCCACTGTCTATATAAATCAAGGTCTCTACTTTCATTTTACGAAAAGGTAAAGGACTATATATAAAAAACACCATGAAAATATAATAAGTAAATCAAATATACATGGCTACTGTTGTCAAGTAGAGAAAATACAGAGATATTCATATACAACAAAGTGAAAATTTACATTAAGTATAGACCAGCAGCAATGTTATCCTTCAATGTATGAAATAAGCACCACTAAGTTGTAACCAGGGTATACCGGTATAGTACCTTTTGGTGAGTATATGCTGAGATGGATAGGAACTGGAGATATTTGTTTTGTTCTCCCTGTCAACCTATCAGTTTCATCTTCGATTTCCTTCCTCACAAGAGCTATATACAACAAACGTTAATGCAAGTAAGCACTAAGTTTCTCATCAACTTGAGTCGCTTCCCAATACTGAAAATGCTGAAAGTACAGTCtcggaaaaaaaaaactaaaagtaTTCAAAATTCATTACAGGCAATCGTCGTTTTTTCTAGAAAAATGTCAGGCATGGTGTTTTTGGATACTTGTTGCAATATGCAAATCAGCCTTATCACAAGCACATAATAGTTGAACTGGTAGCACTAGATGCAAAGATAAAAGCAATAAATACAACCTGTACTGGTCAAACAAAATCGTTTAAATCTGCCTTAGCCTTAGACATGGTGCTAATCGCAGCATCCACACCTACACATCTGATCCCTGATTCTGATTGCAATGTACCAAACATTGTGCAGCTTAATCAGATGCACAATGTGCGATTCATAGTGAACATAGAGCGAAGAGTCATATGGAACTTCATCCAACAGGTGTTATCCGTGCAGACTATGTTAAAACGTATTAATAAGCAACAGAATCGCACATTTTCTATGTAACACTTGGCCAGCCTGAATGTTCAGAACCTGTAACTGAGCAATAATATTTATGTTGCCCGTACAAAACGCAAATATCACTCCGTTGTACTACCTCCTATCCTAAAAGCGCGGACAATCACAGTAAGCATTGGGAAAAAGGCACTGCCTTACTAGTTTACTACTACTGCTTTACTACTGAATTGCAGAATAACCCCTAACTATATATGACTAAAACTGTGTGCCGCGCGGGagcagagagagagagctcaccgAAATCAGTGAACCGGCGCTTGGGGTTATGAAGGAACTGGGCGTAATCCTCCTGCCCTTCGTTCGTCTTGTGCAGCTGCAGAACCAGCGGCCTCCTCGTCACGATCCCTACGAATCGAAACGCACAAACCCGAAATTAGCCACGAAAACCGCGGCACAAAAACTCGAGAGCTCCGGGCCAGACGGGAAAGTTCACGGACATACCAGAGCCGCGAGGAAGGAAGTCGCGCCCCACGATGCTCTCCAGCACGGACGACTTCCCCGAACTCTGCAAGCACGAACCGCAACCGCGCGCAAATAAGATCAAACCAAAGCGTGTCGGTAATTAAGCCCTGAAACTAAAACCCTAGGCGGGGAGAGCAGAGGCGAGAGGCGGGAGGAGGCGGACCTGGCCTccgacgacggcgacggagggGAGCGCCTCCCAGAGGGCGGGGAGAGAGGCGGCGGCGCCGTCTCCGCCGTGGTCCCCGAGCACGGTGCAGGCGCGCTGGATGCGGTTCACGAGCTCGATCACGTTCTCCATGGGCTTCATGCCGCCGCTCCGGCAGGAGAACGCGGGGTgcgatggaaggttctagaagggcgAGACcgcgagagggagggggcagacgGAGAGGTCGGCGCTCTGCTTGCCGTGCGTGAGCCGTGCGGTGTGTGGACGAAGGCACAGCAGAGAGACGTCGCTGTCGTGGAATTGTATCGGATTGGGGGCGTTCTTTTCGCGAACTGCCGGTTTTGCCCCTGAGATATTCAAAGCCGCCGAGAGAAGAGATAGTCCAAGGACTCCATGACTCAAAGTTTGAATCTCTAtacctcaaaaaaaaaagtttgaaTCTCTATTTTTTTTGCGGTTCGTTTGAATCTCTATATGTTGAGCTGAAATTCATAAGAATGAAGCATACGCATTGATATTTCTGTAGGTTTCTTACAAAAATAGTACTCCATAACAGGATTTTTAACCTCTTGAAACAAGTGTGTTGCAAAGACAAACATCATGGTAATACAAACATGGTTGAATTATACAAACACAAAAAAACATTTTGTTCTATTGATACAATATCCCCCCAGGGGGAAAATGACATGATTGAGTTAATTGCACCACTCACACGTGAACTTCTCATTCCGGTGCAAATTCATATAAATACTTGCAATCAAAGCGTGTTCCCGTGGTACATACACTAACTTGTAATTCGTGTGCAAATTCAAACAAAACGTTGTGAGGGCCGACACTTGGCGTTGCCACGCTGGATTGGGAATTAACGAAAAGGACCACATTCTCTCTTTGTATTCCTCTCTGACACCTAGCTACACATCATAGGAACACCACCTTGGTATGATGCGACATGAGTGGGCAGTTGCCTTTCCTTGGCCTTATTTTTTCCTTTTACCGAGGAGGGAGGCGAGGACGAAAGCTAGGATAAGAACCTAGAGCTCGACCTAGGtgatgatgcctcatgatttgcaCCTCCGGGGATGGCACGAAGAGCCTCCCCGCACACTGCATTTTCTTCATTGAAATGCTTCGTAACTAAATTGCTCTTATGAATTGAACTGTCTTCGAACTCTTCACTGCATTGCATCACCTTCAGTGTGTTCTGCACAAGTTCATATAAAAAGAATAAAACATTAAGTACGAAAGCTACACTGCATTGCTTCATCTAGTGCATTTCTAGGGCAGGTGCAACTATAGAATTCAGAAAAGATGGAAAAAAGCTGCATTTCTTACGTTCCCACTAGTCATCGTCGGCACTGTTGCTAGACTCATCATCCCAGTAGACATTGGCGGTCTCCTCCTGC
This Lolium perenne isolate Kyuss_39 chromosome 1, Kyuss_2.0, whole genome shotgun sequence DNA region includes the following protein-coding sequences:
- the LOC127310518 gene encoding phragmoplastin DRP1E, encoding MKPMENVIELVNRIQRACTVLGDHGGDGAAASLPALWEALPSVAVVGGQSSGKSSVLESIVGRDFLPRGSGIVTRRPLVLQLHKTNEGQEDYAQFLHNPKRRFTDFALVRKEIEDETDRLTGRTKQISPVPIHLSIYSPKVVNLTLIDLPGLTKVAIDGQPESIAQDIENMVHLYVDKPNCIILAISPANQDIATSDAIKLARDVDPTGERTFGVLTKLDLMDKGTDALDVLEGRAYRLQHPWVGIVNRSQADINKNVDMILARRKEQEFFESSPEYAHLASRMGSEYLAKLLSQQLEAVIRARIPSITSLINKTIDDLESEMNHLGRPIGSDAGAQIYLILELCRAFDKIFKEHLDGGRSGGDQIYGVFDNQLPAALLKLPFDRYLSLQNVKRVVSQADGYQPHLIAPEQGYRRLIESGLNYFRGPAEASVDAVHNVLKELVRKSIGETEELRRFPTLQRELAAACYHSLERFREDGRKTTVRLVDMEATYLTVEFFRKLPQEVDRAGTENPPSPSSDRYTDAHFRRIASNVSSYIGMVSDTLKNTIPKAVVHCQVREAKRSLLNNFYTQLGGKDATQLSLLLDEDPTLMDRRQQCFKRLELYKSARDEIDAVSWSR